From one Paractinoplanes brasiliensis genomic stretch:
- a CDS encoding GNAT family N-acetyltransferase yields MAHSYPPLDVEVRTPRLTLAGASDELLERLVPTVRAGVADTQPWPFDDPMSLYADSPEREWRWLRGIWSGRGRVTPGNWRLYFVVLVDGEPVGMQDLIGRDFDRFGTVSSFSWLAPGRRGQGLGKEMRAAILHLAFAGLGAREAGSDAFADNQASNGISRALGYEPNGTDWDTRRGEPAPIQRWRLTRGAWEHHRRDDIELIGVEVCRPVLGLGEPRPPAS; encoded by the coding sequence ATGGCTCACAGCTATCCTCCGCTCGACGTCGAGGTCCGTACGCCCCGGCTGACGCTGGCCGGCGCGTCGGACGAGCTGCTGGAACGGCTCGTGCCGACCGTGCGGGCCGGGGTCGCGGACACCCAGCCGTGGCCGTTCGACGATCCGATGTCGTTGTACGCCGACAGCCCGGAACGGGAGTGGCGCTGGCTGCGCGGCATCTGGTCGGGGCGGGGCCGGGTGACCCCGGGGAACTGGCGGCTCTATTTCGTCGTGCTCGTCGACGGCGAGCCGGTCGGCATGCAGGACCTCATCGGCCGCGACTTCGACCGGTTCGGCACGGTGAGCAGCTTCTCGTGGCTGGCCCCGGGCCGCCGCGGGCAGGGCCTGGGCAAAGAGATGCGGGCGGCGATCCTGCATCTGGCCTTCGCCGGGCTGGGCGCCCGTGAGGCCGGGAGTGACGCCTTCGCCGACAACCAGGCCTCCAACGGCATCTCACGCGCGCTGGGTTACGAGCCGAACGGCACCGACTGGGACACCCGCCGCGGCGAGCCCGCCCCGATCCAGCGGTGGCGCCTCACCCGCGGGGCCTGGGAACACCACCGCCGCGACGACATCGAACTGATCGGCGTCGAGGTGTGCCGACCAGTCCTCGGTCTCGGCGAACCACGTCCGCCCGCATCCTGA
- a CDS encoding DUF4184 family protein, which yields MPLTVPTHPAIVWLKVWRPRWFDGVALAVGSTAPDLAYALDGSGLPVWKMSHGLRGFVFWCLPVTLVLTWLIRRAAPVVASHLPSVLRDYAVLGRTSHPLRVTCWSALLGAVSHLLLDFLELQLPLAEPVMHVLGFLGLFALVAHVGRHRLLLRWHGDPELAAPGSLPAPRRGVRLPARHPNVSGQLLAAAPEPSADLPAGSSAHPPAGSWAHPPGSSWAHLPAGSSGPRPRPVRFWSIVAAVTLSWAALAFVLPGAELIHATAVRLFLGVAAGVLTAAVVVELSGRKPDAAAGPAG from the coding sequence ATGCCGCTGACTGTTCCCACCCACCCGGCGATCGTGTGGCTCAAGGTGTGGCGGCCGCGCTGGTTCGACGGGGTCGCGCTGGCCGTGGGGTCGACGGCGCCCGACCTGGCGTACGCGCTCGACGGGTCGGGCCTGCCGGTCTGGAAGATGTCGCACGGCCTGCGCGGGTTCGTGTTCTGGTGCCTGCCGGTGACGCTGGTCCTGACCTGGCTGATCCGCCGGGCGGCCCCGGTCGTGGCGAGCCACCTGCCGTCGGTGCTGCGCGACTACGCCGTGCTCGGTCGCACGTCCCATCCCCTCCGGGTGACCTGCTGGTCGGCGCTGCTGGGGGCGGTGAGCCACCTGCTGCTGGACTTCCTCGAACTGCAGTTGCCCCTCGCCGAACCGGTCATGCACGTGCTCGGTTTCCTGGGCCTGTTCGCTCTGGTGGCGCACGTGGGCCGGCACCGGTTGCTGCTTCGCTGGCACGGCGACCCGGAATTGGCCGCGCCGGGATCGTTGCCCGCCCCGCGACGGGGTGTCCGGCTACCGGCACGGCATCCCAACGTCTCCGGGCAGCTCCTCGCCGCCGCGCCCGAGCCGTCGGCCGACCTGCCGGCCGGTTCGTCGGCCCACCCGCCGGCCGGTTCGTGGGCCCACCCGCCTGGCAGCTCGTGGGCCCACCTGCCGGCCGGCTCGTCGGGCCCTCGGCCGCGGCCGGTCCGCTTCTGGTCGATCGTGGCGGCCGTGACACTTTCCTGGGCGGCGCTCGCGTTCGTGCTGCCGGGTGCGGAGCTCATTCATGCCACGGCCGTACGCCTCTTCCTGGGAGTCGCCGCCGGAGTGCTGACCGCCGCCGTGGTCGTCGAGCTGAGCGGGCGTAAACCGGATGCGGCGGCGGGCCCGGCTGGTTAG
- a CDS encoding MbtH family protein yields the protein MMTNPFEDPDGRYLVLVNDEDQHSLWPSFVDVPAGWTVAFGEDTRQACLDYVERTWTDLRPRSLRERMAS from the coding sequence CTGATGACAAACCCCTTCGAGGACCCCGACGGCCGTTACCTGGTGCTGGTCAACGACGAGGACCAGCACTCGCTGTGGCCCTCGTTCGTCGACGTGCCGGCCGGCTGGACGGTCGCCTTCGGCGAGGACACCCGGCAGGCCTGCCTCGACTACGTGGAGCGAACCTGGACCGACCTGCGCCCCCGCTCCCTGCGCGAGAGGATGGCCTCCTGA